The Gracilimonas sp. genome includes a region encoding these proteins:
- a CDS encoding SHOCT domain-containing protein: MHWFNGFGGGWMMIFWWILIIAVIVVLVKWAAISTGGWPGNGNNRLNKSALDILEERYARGEIGKEEYEEKKKDLMR; this comes from the coding sequence ATGCATTGGTTTAACGGATTCGGAGGTGGTTGGATGATGATTTTCTGGTGGATATTGATAATCGCCGTAATTGTGGTACTGGTGAAATGGGCCGCCATATCAACCGGCGGCTGGCCCGGCAACGGCAATAACAGGCTAAACAAGAGCGCCTTAGACATCCTGGAAGAACGATATGCCCGGGGTGAAATCGGCAAAGAAGAGTACGAAGAGAAAAAAAAGGATCTGATGCGTTAA
- a CDS encoding TolC family protein: MKNPLSIAGLTALFVSLMLTVAIRPLKAQNKDNRQSINKMSLEDVLRIAEKENFQVLMAESDIEITRSQYRQTNAAFLPRISLEETGISTNDPLSVFGFKLKQEAVTAADFNPDILNNPDPYENFNTKLQVQQPLFNPDQFLRRSAVKNQLNAAKEQLEGTQSYARFQVKETYYQLLLTEERLSVINTSLKAARENERQARDFYEQGMVSKADYLAAAVRVRDLESRQSEAENQRQSVQENLRFLLGMNEEVVIQPTDSLNMATASLGSLPANPDVSNSTLQALQYRVKAAEKMVSSSKLSFVPSINLFGSYEFNDDVLLGTQGENYMLGATLKWELFSGFSKVGKVMQSQAELKKAKVAYQSQSQKTRMEIKQARRSVKQAQKQFAFAEASVEQAAEDLRIRSDRYEQGMEKTSDLLSAEARYSQAQLQRLNAVYQHNISMATLELLFEQELPN, from the coding sequence ATGAAGAATCCTCTATCCATAGCCGGGCTGACAGCCCTATTTGTATCCCTGATGCTGACGGTGGCCATTCGCCCTCTTAAGGCTCAAAACAAGGACAACAGACAAAGCATAAACAAAATGAGCCTGGAAGATGTGCTGCGAATTGCAGAAAAAGAGAACTTCCAGGTACTCATGGCTGAGTCTGACATCGAAATTACACGGTCGCAATACCGGCAGACCAACGCTGCCTTTTTGCCCCGGATTTCACTGGAAGAGACCGGTATCAGCACCAATGATCCATTGAGTGTTTTCGGCTTTAAATTGAAGCAGGAGGCTGTTACAGCAGCGGATTTCAACCCGGATATTCTGAATAACCCTGATCCCTATGAAAATTTTAATACAAAACTGCAGGTTCAGCAGCCTCTGTTTAATCCCGATCAGTTCTTACGGCGCAGTGCGGTTAAAAACCAGCTCAATGCTGCAAAAGAGCAACTGGAGGGCACACAAAGCTATGCCCGGTTTCAGGTTAAAGAGACCTATTACCAACTGCTGCTCACCGAAGAACGGCTTTCTGTTATCAATACGTCGCTGAAGGCTGCACGTGAGAACGAAAGGCAGGCGCGGGACTTTTACGAACAGGGCATGGTCAGTAAAGCTGACTATCTTGCGGCAGCCGTGCGGGTCCGGGATCTGGAGAGCCGGCAATCTGAGGCAGAAAATCAGCGGCAATCGGTTCAGGAAAATTTACGTTTCCTGCTGGGGATGAACGAAGAGGTTGTTATTCAACCAACGGACAGCCTGAATATGGCTACAGCATCTCTTGGCTCATTACCTGCTAATCCCGATGTTTCAAATTCAACATTGCAGGCTCTGCAGTACCGGGTAAAAGCTGCCGAGAAGATGGTAAGTTCTTCAAAATTAAGCTTTGTACCCAGTATAAACCTGTTTGGCAGCTATGAATTCAATGACGATGTTCTTTTGGGTACCCAGGGAGAAAATTACATGCTCGGTGCCACTCTGAAATGGGAGCTGTTCAGCGGCTTCAGTAAGGTGGGCAAAGTGATGCAGTCACAGGCAGAGCTGAAAAAAGCCAAAGTAGCCTATCAAAGCCAATCTCAAAAAACCCGGATGGAAATCAAGCAGGCCCGCCGCTCTGTCAAACAGGCTCAAAAACAGTTTGCCTTTGCCGAGGCTTCTGTAGAACAGGCCGCTGAAGATCTCCGCATCCGGTCCGACCGATATGAACAGGGCATGGAAAAAACTTCTGATTTACTCAGTGCGGAGGCGCGCTATTCACAAGCTCAGCTTCAGCGACTCAACGCCGTGTATCAACACAATATAAGTATGGCAACCCTTGAACTGCTGTTTGAACAGGAGCTGCCCAACTAA
- a CDS encoding DUF302 domain-containing protein, protein MKYFTSKTTNRSYEQAIADVTELLKDEGFGVLTEIDVKETLKKKLDVDFKKYKILGACNPHFAHQALQAEDKIGVMLPCNVIVEEHEDGTVEVSAVDPVASMQAVDNDNLQPIAEQVRANLKKVIGKL, encoded by the coding sequence ATGAAATACTTCACTTCGAAAACAACAAACCGGTCGTACGAACAGGCCATAGCCGATGTAACGGAACTCCTTAAAGATGAGGGGTTTGGCGTGCTGACGGAAATCGACGTCAAAGAAACGCTGAAAAAGAAACTGGACGTGGATTTTAAAAAGTACAAAATATTAGGGGCTTGTAACCCTCACTTTGCCCACCAGGCGCTGCAGGCGGAAGATAAGATTGGCGTAATGCTGCCGTGCAATGTGATTGTGGAAGAGCATGAAGACGGCACGGTAGAAGTTTCGGCTGTGGACCCGGTGGCGTCTATGCAGGCCGTTGACAATGACAACCTGCAGCCGATAGCCGAGCAGGTGCGCGCCAACCTGAAAAAAGTGATCGGCAAACTATAA
- a CDS encoding response regulator transcription factor, giving the protein MWILLVEDEKQLANSLKRGLEEEGYVVEVQHDGEEAELQGLVNDYDMVVLDWRLPHRDGKEILEHWRKENRNFPVLMLTALGDLDHKVSGLDAGADDYMGKPFSFDELLARIRALSRRSADISNTEIVKIGPIEVDARKHNVTVGGMSLTLRQKEFVLLELLMTHLGTVFSKTQIAERVWGSAYYVSDNTIEATISTLRQKLSDTFEDLDDFKLGKNDQIIETIRGAGYRFNFDLFKDHKDS; this is encoded by the coding sequence ATGTGGATACTATTGGTAGAAGACGAAAAGCAGCTTGCAAACTCACTAAAAAGAGGCTTGGAGGAAGAAGGATACGTAGTAGAAGTACAGCACGACGGCGAGGAGGCAGAACTGCAAGGGTTGGTTAATGATTACGATATGGTGGTTTTAGACTGGAGACTGCCTCATCGAGACGGAAAAGAGATTTTGGAACACTGGCGCAAAGAAAACAGGAACTTCCCGGTGTTAATGCTCACAGCGCTGGGCGATCTTGACCATAAAGTATCTGGCTTGGATGCCGGAGCCGATGATTATATGGGCAAGCCCTTTTCTTTTGATGAATTACTGGCCCGAATTAGAGCATTATCCCGACGGTCTGCCGATATTTCAAATACCGAAATAGTTAAAATTGGGCCCATTGAAGTTGACGCACGAAAACATAATGTAACGGTCGGAGGAATGTCTCTGACTTTGAGACAAAAAGAGTTTGTTTTGCTTGAGTTGTTAATGACCCATTTGGGTACCGTATTCTCAAAAACCCAGATTGCAGAGAGGGTCTGGGGATCGGCCTACTATGTATCCGATAACACAATAGAGGCTACCATATCAACCCTGCGCCAAAAACTGAGCGATACTTTTGAGGATCTTGATGACTTTAAGCTTGGAAAAAATGATCAGATTATAGAGACCATACGGGGAGCAGGCTACCGATTTAACTTTGACTTATTTAAAGATCACAAGGATTCATGA
- a CDS encoding class I SAM-dependent methyltransferase: protein MKHDSGQTEHTKKRYNTTSAVYNIMEWPVEQLWYKTWRKKLWSKVNGPRVLEIGVGTGKNIPWYPDDIEITGIDLSSGMLKRAKKVWAEAGNDRVSLREMDAQQMDFAENTFDEVAATFVFCSVPDPVLGLKEALRVTKPGGKLYLLEHMLSKNTGFASVMKKLDSQIHYLSGVHIARKTVKNVEKAGWEMEQVQELTSNGIFRLIEAVKRP, encoded by the coding sequence ATGAAACACGATTCCGGGCAAACCGAGCATACCAAAAAGCGATATAACACCACTTCGGCAGTGTACAACATTATGGAATGGCCGGTAGAACAACTGTGGTATAAAACATGGCGCAAAAAATTATGGAGTAAAGTCAACGGCCCCCGGGTACTTGAAATCGGCGTAGGTACGGGGAAAAACATCCCCTGGTATCCGGATGATATTGAGATAACAGGAATTGATCTTTCTTCCGGCATGCTTAAGCGGGCGAAAAAGGTATGGGCAGAAGCGGGGAACGATCGGGTAAGCCTGCGGGAGATGGATGCCCAGCAGATGGATTTCGCGGAAAATACCTTCGATGAAGTCGCAGCAACCTTTGTGTTTTGTTCGGTGCCCGATCCCGTACTTGGATTAAAGGAAGCCCTTCGCGTTACAAAGCCGGGTGGCAAACTTTACCTGCTGGAGCACATGCTGTCGAAAAATACAGGCTTTGCTTCCGTTATGAAGAAGCTTGATTCTCAAATCCATTACCTGAGTGGAGTTCATATTGCCCGAAAGACCGTAAAAAATGTAGAGAAAGCCGGCTGGGAGATGGAACAGGTGCAGGAATTAACATCCAACGGGATCTTTCGGTTGATTGAAGCTGTGAAACGTCCTTGA
- a CDS encoding cytochrome c, with protein MIKNTYNLRIVTFSLFLLGFSLLASPQIILAQDSSWVAPEEAQKLENTLEKSERVLKAGKQIFAQLCSVCHGKAGAGDGVTAAALNPKPADLTSEAIQEQTDGEIYWKMWEGRPPMPGFKKQLSEQQAWAVVHYIRSLNTDTDN; from the coding sequence ATGATAAAAAATACATATAACTTAAGAATAGTAACTTTCTCACTATTTCTTTTGGGCTTTAGTTTATTGGCAAGTCCACAAATTATTTTGGCTCAAGATAGTTCATGGGTAGCTCCGGAAGAAGCGCAAAAATTGGAAAATACACTGGAAAAATCCGAACGGGTGCTCAAAGCCGGTAAACAGATCTTTGCCCAGCTTTGCTCGGTTTGTCATGGCAAAGCCGGAGCAGGGGATGGTGTAACTGCTGCAGCACTAAACCCGAAACCGGCAGATTTGACTTCGGAAGCCATTCAAGAGCAAACCGATGGTGAAATTTATTGGAAAATGTGGGAAGGACGACCGCCTATGCCCGGCTTTAAAAAACAACTTTCGGAACAGCAGGCTTGGGCGGTAGTACACTACATCCGTTCTTTAAACACCGATACCGATAATTAA
- a CDS encoding GntR family transcriptional regulator, with product MELQDGIPLHKQISDWLSKQIQDGKLKKNEKLPSENELSDTFEVSRVTVRRALQTLENEQLIYRCQGLGSFVSDHRAHQSFAQLKDFNEELAGSGLQASSEVIALGQEKVSEEIASILNVKEGAIVVKLERVRLGNGQPIAYDITWLPVFYGQLIEGIDLEETTIFKVLENEFEIPVDKGCYRLEATVADENLASHLSVEEHTPLLLINRISYTIGDKPIYYQKRYYRNDKIVFEVRTQRGGPNQKGTENVPVNEFTAHINA from the coding sequence ATGGAATTACAAGACGGCATACCATTACACAAGCAAATCAGCGACTGGCTGAGCAAACAGATTCAGGATGGCAAACTGAAGAAAAATGAAAAACTGCCCTCCGAAAACGAGCTGAGTGATACCTTTGAGGTTAGCCGCGTAACGGTCAGGCGGGCTTTGCAGACATTGGAAAATGAGCAGCTTATTTATCGCTGCCAGGGGCTGGGGTCGTTTGTCAGCGACCATCGTGCCCATCAGTCGTTCGCACAACTAAAAGATTTTAACGAAGAGCTGGCCGGCTCGGGTTTACAAGCTTCCTCTGAAGTGATAGCTCTGGGACAGGAAAAGGTCAGTGAAGAGATCGCTTCCATCCTGAATGTTAAAGAAGGCGCTATTGTAGTTAAACTTGAACGTGTCAGGCTGGGTAACGGGCAGCCTATCGCTTACGATATTACCTGGCTGCCCGTATTTTATGGACAGCTTATTGAAGGAATTGACCTGGAAGAGACAACCATATTCAAGGTCTTGGAAAATGAATTTGAAATACCGGTGGATAAAGGCTGCTATCGTCTGGAGGCAACAGTGGCTGATGAAAACCTTGCTTCCCATCTTTCTGTAGAAGAACATACGCCGTTGCTCCTGATCAACAGAATATCCTATACCATTGGCGATAAACCGATCTATTATCAGAAACGATATTACCGGAATGACAAAATTGTGTTTGAGGTACGTACCCAAAGAGGCGGCCCAAATCAGAAGGGGACTGAGAATGTACCGGTCAATGAATTTACCGCCCACATAAACGCATAA
- a CDS encoding ATP-binding protein, with amino-acid sequence MKPSFTFYNELSISKKLALWYGLSLFLMLSLFGYFLYESFHQSIHHNYDRHLLFEAEQLLPYIQAEDSLSIDLTGYSRNEALRGGVEYGTYVRLYDQKGNLVFNSPNFSGVEDPLKRQIPDGTQEKSFSSEWQTLPARTLYYPIKDNNGSLSGWLELTGFEWTLHEELTRFRQYLFFLIAISVAFSILGGYWLSKKALTPVASIIDAAKSITATDLDKRIPVNYQVRDELTDLAETFNIMLNRLQQGFEREKRFSSDASHELMTPLSSLQSEAEIMLRKPRSIEEYRETIERMLVEVRRMSEMVHLLLQLSRVESVHRAKPDTVNFSRITEVVLGKHRKDAQEKNIDVHPQIDPNLDVRAHAAYIEEVINNLLENALKYTPEGGSINLELKRSSNKAVLHLSDTGVGFDGDTKDRLFERFYRATQQEVQDQPGSGLGLPLVKAIIELYGGKIRAYSDGPGKGSTFVVELPLVEEPRPDSNLT; translated from the coding sequence ATGAAGCCCTCCTTTACTTTTTATAATGAGCTTTCCATATCAAAAAAGCTGGCTTTATGGTATGGATTAAGTTTGTTTTTGATGCTTAGTTTGTTTGGATATTTTTTGTACGAAAGCTTTCACCAGTCCATCCACCATAATTATGATCGTCACCTGCTGTTTGAGGCCGAACAGCTGCTTCCATATATTCAAGCTGAAGATTCACTTTCCATTGATTTGACAGGGTACAGCAGGAATGAAGCACTTAGAGGCGGTGTGGAGTATGGTACGTATGTTCGATTATACGATCAAAAGGGGAACCTTGTATTTAATAGCCCAAACTTCTCTGGTGTTGAAGATCCGCTTAAACGCCAGATACCCGATGGAACACAGGAAAAATCTTTCAGCAGTGAGTGGCAGACTTTGCCTGCTCGTACACTTTACTATCCAATAAAAGATAACAACGGAAGCCTGAGCGGCTGGCTCGAACTCACTGGTTTTGAATGGACCCTTCATGAAGAATTAACCAGGTTCAGGCAGTATTTGTTTTTTCTCATAGCGATAAGTGTTGCTTTTTCTATACTCGGGGGATACTGGCTGTCAAAAAAAGCGCTGACCCCTGTAGCCTCCATCATCGACGCAGCAAAATCCATTACAGCCACTGATCTGGATAAGCGCATACCTGTAAATTATCAGGTCCGGGACGAGCTTACTGACCTGGCAGAAACCTTTAATATAATGCTCAATCGACTTCAGCAAGGTTTTGAACGGGAAAAAAGATTTTCTTCTGATGCCTCTCACGAGCTAATGACTCCCCTCTCCTCCCTGCAAAGTGAGGCCGAAATCATGCTTAGAAAACCCAGATCAATCGAAGAGTACCGGGAAACGATTGAGCGAATGCTGGTGGAAGTGAGACGAATGAGTGAAATGGTACACTTGCTCCTTCAACTTTCGAGGGTGGAGTCGGTCCACCGAGCAAAGCCGGATACCGTTAATTTTAGTCGCATTACGGAAGTGGTCTTAGGAAAACACCGGAAAGATGCCCAAGAGAAGAATATAGATGTTCACCCGCAGATTGATCCTAATCTGGATGTCCGGGCACATGCAGCATATATCGAGGAGGTTATCAACAACCTGCTGGAAAATGCCTTGAAATATACACCAGAAGGAGGCTCCATAAATCTGGAGCTTAAACGATCCAGCAATAAAGCCGTACTTCACCTCAGTGATACCGGTGTCGGGTTTGATGGTGACACCAAAGACCGTCTGTTTGAGCGATTTTACCGTGCTACGCAGCAGGAAGTACAGGATCAGCCCGGAAGCGGCCTGGGCCTTCCACTGGTAAAAGCAATCATAGAATTATATGGAGGTAAAATCCGTGCATACAGTGACGGACCCGGCAAAGGTAGTACGTTTGTTGTGGAGCTGCCGTTGGTTGAGGAACCCCGCCCTGATTCAAACCTGACGTAG